In Chitinophagaceae bacterium C216, the genomic stretch TGCCCCAGATAGAACTCTCTGGATATTTTCTTTTTCTGAGTTAACGCAGGTAGTATATTCACTCCATCCAGAGGCTTTACAGTTTTTTCCTTGACACCCGCCACTGCACACAATGTAGGCAAAATATCCACATACCCACAAAGTTGATCACTTACCCATCCACCTTTCAATCCTTGGGGCCATTTAATAACGGCGGGGACACGTACACCTCCTTCCCATTCCTGAAATTTCTTTCCTTTTAAGGGGCCACTACTACCACCCAAGTTGGTTTCCGGCCCATTATCACTATGAAAAATGACTAGAGTATTGTTCTCTATTCCTTCTTCCTTTAACGTTTTAAGTATCTGCCCTATTCCTCTATCCATACAGGTAACCATTGCCGCATAGGTTTGCCAGCGGGTATTACCCCTTCCCTGCTCTTTTTTACCATTAGCCTCTCCAAATGTAGGTTTATTAGGATCATAGCCGTATAAACGCAAATCTTCTTCTTTAGCCTGCAGTGGTCCATGCGGTGCGTTGTAAGCAACGTAAAGAAAGAAAGGACCATCCTTTTTATATTGCTTTATACATTTTGCGGCTTCCTCACTGATAAGGTCTGTAGAGTATCCTTTATCATAACTGGTGTTCCAATCGTTATGCCAATCTAGCTCCCCCTCCCGCTCATGCGTAAAATAATCTATTGCTCCATTATAATGTCCGTAGAAATGTGTAAAACCTCTGTTTAAGGGCAAGTATTTTCGTTCATAGTGCCCTAAATGCCATTTCCCTATTGCGGCTCTGTTTTTATATCCTGCGGTAGCGAGTAACTGCGGTAAAAACTGCTCAGAGGTATCTATGCCAAACTGAATCCAGGGAGCAATTACATTATCTCGCAGTCCATATCTATCTGGATATCGGCCCGTCATTAATCCTGCACGTGTGGGCGAACAAATAGGGCTTACATAAAATCTGTCTAAAACGATCCCATCCTTTGCCAGTTGATCGATGTTGGGTGTTTGTATTTTACTACCATGAAAACCCACATCGCCCCAGCCCATATCATCTGCTACAATTAAAATTATATTAGGCTTTGATGTATTTTGAGAAAATAGCAATACACTTTTAAATAGCAAGCAATAAATTAGTATATATATACTATTCATTTAAGTAGAATTGAAAGTTAATCAGTTGCAAATAACTCACTCACTTGTTCTGCATGGCCGTTTTTATACTTTTCAAGGAACTCACTAGGAGTTAATTTAAATTGCTGTATAAAGCAGCGTGAGAAATAGGATGGGGAATTAAACCCTGTTCTATATCCTACTTCAGAAATATTATACTCATCGGAGATCAAAAGCTTTGCCGCTGTTCTTAAGCGAATAAGTCTTATAAACTCATTAGGGACATGACCGGTTATTGCCTTAAGCTTTTTGTGCAATGTGGAGCGGCTCATGGCCAATTCGCGACTCAGTTCCTCCACAGAAAGTCGATAATCATCAATTCGCGACTCAACAATTTGAGTAATAGATTCGATGAATTTCTTGTCGTGGGTATTGGTTGCAATAGTACCAATATCTACCAATGGCTGCTGGTTAAATTTCTCTTTCAATTTGTTTCGTATTTCCAATTGATTTTTAACAAGAGCTGTAAGGTGTTTCCATTTGAAAGGTTTTACGACATATGCATCAGCGCCACTTTCTATTCCTTCTAACTCTGCGTCGCTATTACCTTTTGCCGTTAGCAGAATTACTGGTATATGACTGTAATCAATATTATTCTTAATCTTCCTACAGAGCTCAATACCATCCATCTCAGGCATCAT encodes the following:
- the atsA_2 gene encoding Arylsulfatase, with the translated sequence MNSIYILIYCLLFKSVLLFSQNTSKPNIILIVADDMGWGDVGFHGSKIQTPNIDQLAKDGIVLDRFYVSPICSPTRAGLMTGRYPDRYGLRDNVIAPWIQFGIDTSEQFLPQLLATAGYKNRAAIGKWHLGHYERKYLPLNRGFTHFYGHYNGAIDYFTHEREGELDWHNDWNTSYDKGYSTDLISEEAAKCIKQYKKDGPFFLYVAYNAPHGPLQAKEEDLRLYGYDPNKPTFGEANGKKEQGRGNTRWQTYAAMVTCMDRGIGQILKTLKEEGIENNTLVIFHSDNGPETNLGGSSGPLKGKKFQEWEGGVRVPAVIKWPQGLKGGWVSDQLCGYVDILPTLCAVAGVKEKTVKPLDGVNILPALTQKKKISREFYLGHGSIIVDDWKLVKANAGNNKMKNSEDVLFNIVKDPLEKNNIRAQHPEKYQQLLNAVKVYDDIVSAVKVPPYDAGRNTFKAPKEWNILN